A single region of the Anguilla anguilla isolate fAngAng1 chromosome 17, fAngAng1.pri, whole genome shotgun sequence genome encodes:
- the LOC118216591 gene encoding serine/threonine-protein kinase SBK1-like, with protein MSSSSPVASRPSVDILEELQLIAAQNLEKLEINKYYDVIQELGKGTYGKVDLVVHKIRGTKMALKFLRKKTTKLRSFLREYSISLYLSPCPFIINMYGIAFETDEYYIFAQEYAPAGDLFDIIPPQVGLPETVAKRCVHQVTIALDYLHCKKLVHRDIKPENVLLFDRECRKVKLSDFGMTRRAGSPVKRVSGTIPYTAPELCDPARREGFGVDYGTDVWAFGVLLFCMLTGNFPWEKALPSDGFYEEFVRWQRRRAGGAGAGAGSGAVPSQWRRFSDEALRMFRKLLSLDPLRRCAVKEVFAHLGHGWMLDGDGTAAAAAAACSADLSPASSSSSSSSSSSSSSSCEEDVLVDRLRQQTLSPVCGATQAGVVVMDGVPSHFAPVSTSSYERVSRDNGSGGRILVTTPIEICV; from the exons AtgagctcctcctcccccgtgGCGTCCCGCCCCTCTGTTGACATCCTGGAGGAGCTTCAGCTCATAGCCGCTCAGAACCTGGAGAAGCTGGAGATCAACAAGTACTACGATGTCATCCAGGAGTTGGGCAAGGGGACCTACGGCAAGGTGGACCTGGTGGTCCATAAAATCAGAG GCACTAAAATGGCGCTGAAGTTCCTCCGGAAGAAGACCACCAAGCTCAGGAGCTTCCTGCGGGAGTACAGCATCTCCCTGTACCTGTCTCCCTGCCCGTTCATCATCAACATGTACGGCATTGCCTTCGAGACCGACGAGTACTACATCTTCGCACAGGAGTACGCCCCGGCCGGGGACCTCTTCGACATCATTCCCCCGCAG GTGGGACTTCCGGAGACGGTGGCCAAGCGCTGTGTCCACCAGGTGACCATCGCGCTGGACTACCTGCACTGCAAGAAGCTGGTGCACCGCGACATCAAGCCCGAGAACGTGCTCCTGTTCGACCGCGAGTGCCGCAAGGTCAAGCTGTCGGACTTCGGGATGACGCGGCGGGCGGGGTCGCCCGTGAAGCGGGTGAGCGGGACCATCCCGTACACGGCGCCGGAGCTGTGCGACCCGGCGCGGCGCGAGGGATTCGGCGTGGACTACGGCACGGACGTCTGGGCCTTCGGCGTGCTCCTCTTCTGCATGCTGACCGGCAACTTCCCCTGGGAGAAGGCCCTGCCGTCCGACGGCTTCTACGAGGAGTTCGTGCGCTggcagcggcggcgggcggggggtgcgggggcgggggcggggtcgggggcggTGCCCTCCCAGTGGCGGCGCTTTTCGGACGAGGCCCTGCGCATGTTCCGGAAGCTCCTGTCCCTGGACCCCCTGCGCCGCTGCGCCGTCAAGGAGGTGTTCGCGCACCTGGGCCACGGCTGGATGCTGGACGGCGACGGCACCGCCGCCGCGGCCGCGGCCGCCTGCTCCGCCGATCTCagccccgcctcttcctcctcctcctcctcctcgtcctcatcctcctcctcctcctgcgagGAGGACGTGCTGGTCGATCGCCTGAGGCAGCAGACCCTCTCGCCCGTCTGTGGCGCCACGCAGGCTGGCGTCGTCGTCATGGACGGCGTGCCCTCCCACTTCGCCCCAGTGTCGACAAGCAGCTACGAGCGAGTTTCCCGCGACAACGGCAGTGGTGGCCGCATCCTGGTCACCACGCCGATCGAGATCTGTGTCTAG
- the LOC118216930 gene encoding retinoic acid-induced protein 1-like — translation MDRLSQGQSKDDALPQSPSTCSLPTAFDLSRRRRHGPGSPAPVGGLPLARAPRWRDPSSRGVEPPGSSSPSYRHSLTAQQVQPDNAFSNTTVTLSYINRSHLHSAQDQIAPGVRSVLPRAGVLSQHPPPDSKGHRPVSSAGRDGGGYRGQAANRQAGELAPRSEHLRAFSEAPPVEREKGGPGGVARFSQHAPGFNGKHELLAPGGAPGLQRRHGDSVAEGGNRFSQHREGDQRRGVPNGVKGGFWDLESCLGKYSSFRPRVEQRQGAGEASDRARRASRKLYTSLNEDFMSPSDERFFPAESSGDEMEDLGALPQARNSPSSDSPGPEEDAADVAGVRAAEGEGCRFTVQFVEVSSSPEDSSSDDSDVIEVPVTNSAASPPAGLPQPPGKPPAPPERLSERKRPTRAAAKTERAAPEERLNGITLGDGREVGRSKQPPHAILAALRREVVVNLTPLGPKAFGHARPAEQRAQPENLSGERRAVLPGGASDGDSACDSEAEMEAAHLAAAGLQDGGGRDPRPGRQKGRRSTSGSEDGSFAKSRDCSTSSPGPSTPNGMGMETETEAGQPGGPLPQSCPQKAVAKAPKRTRKQQKSRAKRSKTSSKPKKKRKRAGQPSSAFCPQEPEIKLKYATYREEKRDVRAAAFAPYVHLEKKEFSRCTVVNYLEEETGGPKKGRVRPAGPGLLAPGAVPATSCLELGRLDAEGRRRADQTCCLCGGSANAVDLGDLHGPYRPRKGRGPGPGAPAQPQGPKDEEEEACSDSDTSSYDGRRGERGGVQVEEEEEDGGAGAQPRRPSPGPRRDAALAAQCRWFCDEDSLQDPAAQTPCPAPDRGDQRSAPAEALHSGEFWLHEDCGVWSTGVFLVRGRLYGLEEAVRLAQGTVCSTCHAAGATLGCFFKGCPNKYHYRCALLSDCVLNEENFTMKCTKHKNKCLKGVSRTENR, via the exons ATGGACCGCCTATCTCAGGGCCAGTCGAAGGATGATGCGCTTCCCCAGTCGCCGTCTACCTGCAGCCTCCCCACGGCTTTTGATCTGTCGAGGAGACGTCGCCACGGCCCGGGGAGTCCCGCCCCCGTGGGCGGCCTGCCCCTGGCTCGGGCCCCCAGGTGGCGCGACCCCTCCAGCAGAGGGGTGGAGCCCCCGGGGAGCAGCTCCCCCTCCTATCGCCATTCCCTGACGGCTCAGCAGGTTCAGCCGGATAATGCCTTCTCCAACACCACCGTCACGCTGTCCTACATCAACAGGTCTCACCTTCACTCGGCCCAGGACCAGATCGCTCCCGGGGTCCGGTCCGTTCTGCCTCGAGCCGGCGTCCTCTCGCAGCACCCCCCGCCCGATTCCAAGGGGCACAGGCCCGTGAGTTCGGCTGGCAGGGACGGCGGAGGGTATCGGGGGCAGGCCGCCAACCGACAGGCAGGCGAACTGGCACCGCGGTCTGAACACCTCAGGGCGTTTTCAGAGGCCCCGCCCGTGGAGCGGGAGAAGGGCGGGCCGGGGGGAGTCGCTCGCTTCTCGCAGCACGCTCCGGGCTTCAACGGTAAACACGAACTCCTGGCGCCCGGCGGAGCCCCGGGCCTCCAGCGTCGTCACGGCGACAGCGTTGCGGAAGGCGGGAACAGGTTCTCCCAGCACAGGGAAGGAGATCAGAGGAGAGGGGTGCCGAACGGCGTCAAAGGGGGCTTCTGGGATCTGGAGTCCTGCTTGGGGAAATACTCAAGCTTCCGACCCCGGGTGGAGCAGAGGCAGGGCGCAGGGGAAGCTTCTGACCGGGCCAGGAGAGCCTCCAGGAAGCTCTATACCTCTTTAAACGAGGACTTCATGAGCCCTTCGGACGAACGGTTCTTCCCCGCTGAGAGCTCGGGAGACGAAATGGAGGACCTGGGCGCTCTTCCGCAGGCGCGGAACTCCCCCAGCTCCGACAGCCCCGGTCCGGAGGAGGACGCGGCCGACGTGGCCGGGGTGAGGGCGGCGGAAGGGGAGGGCTGCAGGTTCACGGTGCAGTTCGTGGAGGTGAGCAGCTCCCCGGAGGACAGCAGCAGCGACGATAGCGATGTCATAGAAGTTCCCGTTACCAACAGCGCGGCGTCGCCGCCGGCGGGGCTGCCACAGCCGCCGGGGAAACCGCCGGCGCCGCCAGAGCGCCTGTCCGAGAGGAAGCGGCCGACTCGCGCCGCCGCGAAGACGGAGCGGGCGGCGCCCGAGGAGCGCCTGAACGGGATCACGCTGGGGGACGGGCGCGAAGTCGGGCGGAGTAAACAGCCTCCCCACGCCATCCTAGCGGCTCTGAGGCGGGAGGTGGTGGTGAACCTCACCCCGCTCGGGCCCAAAGCGTTCGGCCACGCCCGGCCCGCGGAGCAGCGCGCCCAGCCCGAGAACCTGAGCGGCGAGCGGCGCGCGGTTCTGCCCGGAGGCGCTTCGGACGGCGATTCGGCGTGCGATTCCGAGGCGGAGATGGAGGCGGCCCACCTGGCCGCGGCGGGTCTGCAAGATGGCGGCGGCCGTGACCCCCGCCCCGGCAGGCAGAAGGGCCGGCGGTCTACCTCGGGGTCCGAAGACGGGAGCTTCGCGAAATCTCGCGACTGCAGCACGTCGTCCCCCGGCCCGTCCACCCCGAACGGGATGGGGATGGAGACGGAGACGGAGGCGGGGCAGCCGGGCGGCCCCCTGCCCCAGAGCTGCCCTCAGAAAGCGGTGGCGAAAGCCCCCAAAAGGACGAGAAAGCAGCAGAAGAGTCGCGCCAAGCGGTCGAAGACGAGCAGCAAGCCGAAGAAGAAGCGCAAGCGGGCCGGCCAGCCCTCCTCCGCGTTCTGCCCGCAGGAGCCAGAAATCAAGCTCAAGTACGCCACCTacagggaggagaagagagacgTGAGAGCCGCCGCCTTCGCGCCGTACGTGCACCTGGAGAAGAAAGAGTTCTCCAGGTGCACTGTCGTCAACtacctggaggaggagacgggCGGGCCGAAGAAGGGCCGGGTGAGGCCGGCGGGCCCGGGGCTGCTGGCGCCCGGCGCGGTCCCCGCCACCTCGTGCCTGGAGCTGGGCCGGCTGGACGCGGAGGGCCGGCGGCGGGCCGACCAGACGTGCTGCCTCTGCGGCGGCTCGGCCAACGCCGTGGATCTGGGGGACCTCCACGGGCCGTACCGTCCCCGCAAGggccggggcccggggcccggggcgCCCGCCCAGCCGCAGGGCCCcaaggacgaggaggaggaggcctgcAGCGACTCGGACACCTCCTCCTACGACGGGCGTCGGGGGGAACGCGGCGGCGtccaggtggaggaggaggaggaggacgggggggcgggcgccCAGCCCCGCAGGCCGTCCCCCGGGCCGAGGCGGGACGCAGCTTTGGCGGCTCAGTGCCGGTGGTTCTGCGACGAGGACAGCCTGCAGGACCCCGCGGCCCAAACGCCCTGTCCCGCGCCGGACCGCGGCGACCAGCGCAGCGCCCCCGCCGAAGCGCTGCACTCCGGGGAGTTCTGGCTGCACGAGGACTGCGGCGTGTGGTCCACGGGCGTCTTCCTCGTGAGGGGGAGGCTGTACGGCCTGGAAGAGGCTGTCAGGCTCGCGCAAGGAACG GTCTGTTCCACGTGCCATGCAGCGGGGGCCACGCTGGGCTGCTTTTTCAAAGGCTGTCCCAATAAGTACCACTACAGGTGTGCTCTGCTGTCAG ACTGCGTGCTCAACGAGGAGAACTTCACCATGAAATGCACAAAGCACAAG AATAAATGCTTGAAAGGTGTGAGCAGAACAGAGAACAGGTGA
- the LOC118217000 gene encoding splicing factor U2AF 65 kDa subunit-like isoform X1 codes for MSDFDEFEKQLSENRQEREKERHRKRSRSGSLARGDKHRSWSKDRGSRSREKRSRSRDRDRKSRDRRSSSRDHKKHSYSPRRMRKKRTCKYWDVPPPGFEHITPMQYKAMQAAGQIPTIALLATSTTSGMAVTPTQVPMVGSQMTRQARRLYVGNIPFGVTEESMADFFNAQMRLAGLSQAPSNPVLAVQINQDKNFAFLEFRSVDETTQAMAFDGIIFQGQSLKIRRPHDYRPLPGISEQPAFHVPGVVSTVVPDSPHKLFIGGLPNYLNDDQVKELLTSFGPLKAFNLVKDSATSLSKGYAFCEYVDISATDQAVAGLNGMQLGDKKLIVQRASVGAKNANPTSIIETPVTLQVPGLQALQNSGMPTEVLCLLNMVMPEELVDDEDYEEILEDIREECCKYGNVRSIEIPRPVDGVEVPGCGKIFVEYVSAADCQKAMQALTGRKFANRVVVTKYYDPDMYHRHEF; via the exons ATGTCCGACTTCGACGAGTTCGAAAAACAGCTGAGTGAAAACCGACAGG AGCGGGAGAAGGAGCGGCACAGGAAGCGCAGCCGCAGCGGGTCCCTGGCCCGCGGCGACAAGCACCGCAGCTGGAGCAAGGATCGCGGCAGCCGCAGCCGCGAGAAGCGCAGCCGGAGCCGCGACCGCGACCGCAAGAGCCGCGACCGCAGGAGCAGCTCCCGCGACCACAAGAAGCACAG CTATTCTCCGAGAAGAATGCGAAAGAAAAGAACTTGCAAATACTGGGACGTGCCTCCCCCAGGGTTTGAGCACATCACTCCGATGCAGTACAAGGCCATGCAAG ctgctgGGCAGATCCCCACCATAGCTCTGCTGGCTACCTCTACGACCAGCGGCATGGCGGTCACGCCCACACAGGTGCCAATGGTGGGCAGCCAGATGACCCGGCAGGCCAGAAGACTCTACGTTGGCAATATTCCTTTTGGGGTGACTGag GAGTCCATGGCAGATTTCTTTAATGCCCAGATGCGGCTGGCGGGTCTCTCCCAGGCCCCCAGCAACCCTGTTCTTGCCGTGCAGATCAACCAGGACAAGAACTTTGCTTTCCTAGAG TTTCGGTCCGTGGATGAGACCACGCAGGCGATGGCCTTCGACGGGATCATCTTCCAGGGGCAGTCTTTAAAGATCAGACGGCCGCACGACTACCGCCCCCTGCCCGGCATCTCGGAGCAGCCCGCCTTTCACGTCCCAG GTGTGGTTTCCACAGTGGTCCCCGACTCCCCGCACAAACTTTTCATCGGTGGACTGCCAAACTATCTCAATGACGATCAG GTGAAGGAGCTCTTGACATCGTTTGGACCGCTCAAAGCTTTCAACCTTGTGAAGGACAGTGCGACCTCATTGTCCAAAGGTTACGCCTTTTGCGAATATGTAGATATCAGTGCGACTGACCAG gctgtGGCAGGACTCAATGGCATGCAACTTGGGGACAAAAAACTGATCGTTCAGAGGGCAAGCGTGGGAGCTAAAAATGCTAATCCT ACGTCCATCATCGAGACCCCGGTGACGCTGCAGGTCCCGGGCCTGCAGGCGCTGCAGAATTCGGGCATGCCCACGGAGGTGCTCTGCCTCCTGAACATGGTAATGCCCGAGGAGCTGGTGGACGACGAGGACTATGAGGAGATCCTGGAGGACATCCGCGAGGAGTGCTGCAAGTACGGGAACGTGCGCTCCATCGAGATCCCCCGTCCCGTCGACGGCGTGGAGGTGCCCGGCTGCGGgaag ATTTTCGTGGAGTACGTCTCAGCAGCGGACTGTCAGAAGGCCATGCAGGCGCTGACGGGCCGAAAATTCGCCAACAGAGTGGTCGTCACCAAGTACTACGACCCAGACATGTACCACAGGCACGAGTTCTGA
- the LOC118217000 gene encoding splicing factor U2AF 65 kDa subunit-like isoform X2, with protein MSDFDEFEKQLSENRQEREKERHRKRSRSGSLARGDKHRSWSKDRGSRSREKRSRSRDRDRKSRDRRSSSRDHKKHSYSPRRMRKKRTCKYWDVPPPGFEHITPMQYKAMQAAGQIPTIALLATSTTSGMAVTPTQVPMVGSQMTRQARRLYVGNIPFGVTEESMADFFNAQMRLAGLSQAPSNPVLAVQINQDKNFAFLEFRSVDETTQAMAFDGIIFQGQSLKIRRPHDYRPLPGISEQPAFHVPGVVSTVVPDSPHKLFIGGLPNYLNDDQVKELLTSFGPLKAFNLVKDSATSLSKGYAFCEYVDISATDQAVAGLNGMQLGDKKLIVQRASVGAKNANPSIIETPVTLQVPGLQALQNSGMPTEVLCLLNMVMPEELVDDEDYEEILEDIREECCKYGNVRSIEIPRPVDGVEVPGCGKIFVEYVSAADCQKAMQALTGRKFANRVVVTKYYDPDMYHRHEF; from the exons ATGTCCGACTTCGACGAGTTCGAAAAACAGCTGAGTGAAAACCGACAGG AGCGGGAGAAGGAGCGGCACAGGAAGCGCAGCCGCAGCGGGTCCCTGGCCCGCGGCGACAAGCACCGCAGCTGGAGCAAGGATCGCGGCAGCCGCAGCCGCGAGAAGCGCAGCCGGAGCCGCGACCGCGACCGCAAGAGCCGCGACCGCAGGAGCAGCTCCCGCGACCACAAGAAGCACAG CTATTCTCCGAGAAGAATGCGAAAGAAAAGAACTTGCAAATACTGGGACGTGCCTCCCCCAGGGTTTGAGCACATCACTCCGATGCAGTACAAGGCCATGCAAG ctgctgGGCAGATCCCCACCATAGCTCTGCTGGCTACCTCTACGACCAGCGGCATGGCGGTCACGCCCACACAGGTGCCAATGGTGGGCAGCCAGATGACCCGGCAGGCCAGAAGACTCTACGTTGGCAATATTCCTTTTGGGGTGACTGag GAGTCCATGGCAGATTTCTTTAATGCCCAGATGCGGCTGGCGGGTCTCTCCCAGGCCCCCAGCAACCCTGTTCTTGCCGTGCAGATCAACCAGGACAAGAACTTTGCTTTCCTAGAG TTTCGGTCCGTGGATGAGACCACGCAGGCGATGGCCTTCGACGGGATCATCTTCCAGGGGCAGTCTTTAAAGATCAGACGGCCGCACGACTACCGCCCCCTGCCCGGCATCTCGGAGCAGCCCGCCTTTCACGTCCCAG GTGTGGTTTCCACAGTGGTCCCCGACTCCCCGCACAAACTTTTCATCGGTGGACTGCCAAACTATCTCAATGACGATCAG GTGAAGGAGCTCTTGACATCGTTTGGACCGCTCAAAGCTTTCAACCTTGTGAAGGACAGTGCGACCTCATTGTCCAAAGGTTACGCCTTTTGCGAATATGTAGATATCAGTGCGACTGACCAG gctgtGGCAGGACTCAATGGCATGCAACTTGGGGACAAAAAACTGATCGTTCAGAGGGCAAGCGTGGGAGCTAAAAATGCTAATCCT TCCATCATCGAGACCCCGGTGACGCTGCAGGTCCCGGGCCTGCAGGCGCTGCAGAATTCGGGCATGCCCACGGAGGTGCTCTGCCTCCTGAACATGGTAATGCCCGAGGAGCTGGTGGACGACGAGGACTATGAGGAGATCCTGGAGGACATCCGCGAGGAGTGCTGCAAGTACGGGAACGTGCGCTCCATCGAGATCCCCCGTCCCGTCGACGGCGTGGAGGTGCCCGGCTGCGGgaag ATTTTCGTGGAGTACGTCTCAGCAGCGGACTGTCAGAAGGCCATGCAGGCGCTGACGGGCCGAAAATTCGCCAACAGAGTGGTCGTCACCAAGTACTACGACCCAGACATGTACCACAGGCACGAGTTCTGA